The Palaemon carinicauda isolate YSFRI2023 chromosome 38, ASM3689809v2, whole genome shotgun sequence genomic interval gaccaaatatcagtttagtgagatcggtgttacgctatggacatgagtcatggtatggcaatgaaacaacctccaattgatttaatagatttgagaacaaagaactcagaaggatatcaggagttaaatggcagaacaggtttagtaatgaaactatacgagagattactcgagtgccatatgtggatgagaccatgatgaggggtagatggagatggtttgggcatgatcctcGCACCGCCCAAGAAAggttagtccaccaaacgtttagctgggctctagaaggcactagaagagttggaagacccaggcctacatggctgagggcctATCTTTTTTACATATTATAACGTCGTAGTTCCTAAAATCAAAGAtgcaaattatcatcattattatgtttattatgtttttatttgggTGTTGCTATTGTAAACAAACTATGCAATAATAGCTCAAATTTGttagttaagtctctctctctctctctctctctctctctctctctctctctctctctctctctctctctctctctcggaatattgACAAGGTAACGCTATAATATAGTCAACacatgtttatcattatcattatttctgatTTCCCTTAAAGGCCAGAGATCTCCTGGAGATAGGGGGACCTCTCAAACAGCAAATTGAGCGAGGCAGCGTCTACTGCGTACACCAGGTCGCCAGTGAGCCAAAATATGGAAGAGTGAGCTTGAGCAATGGGAAGCTATGCATTCATCGTATGGAGGACTGTCAGATACCTGATGATGCTTGTATAGTAAATGTAAGTATAATGTGAAATACTATATAGAGATGTTTATTTAATACAGGGGAATATTTTCTTCTAGTTTCATATTAAACgattttttattacaataatcAGAAAATGGCCAATATTAAtctataaaaaaattttctttttctttttcgtggGAGTTAAAACTTGGAAAATGTATGATTTTGTTCACTTGATAAAAATTATGAACAATTTATTAGGTGAGAATGGCTGCCTTAAAATCTGTCTTGGATTTAAATTATGAAATAACAGATTAATGAAATTTAATCACGCAATATGTATCGAAACATCTTTGCTTTATTCGTGAATAACGGTAACAAAGTGGACATAAAAAAATAATCTGAATCAGCAGTattgtttgtttattatatttacttTGCTTATTCTTTTACTCCTCAGTACGAAGAGGCACGAACCCTGGTGGATCCATCATCGAGACAAACATTCTTAGAACTGGGAACCAACGGAGCCACTTTAGGCAGACTCATTATACGCCTCTCCCCAGACACAAAGGGCGCCGAGCAATTCGCCCTGATTTGCGCAGGTGAAAAGGGAGTCTCGTACGCAAACACCAAGTTATTCCAGGTTCACCACAGAggaaaaatttatgaatatgtCGGAGGAGGAGACTACGAATACAATAATGGTGATGGCGGGAAGGCGCTGGTGGCCGGCCTGGAACTGGGCCCGGAATATGAGAGGCCGTGGGTGGCAGGCACCGTCAGAGGGTTCTGGGGTTTAGGGTCAAGCGTGAGTGCCCAGTTTTTCATCAGCACCCATGATCATCCGGCGGGTGTATGCAGCCCTGCCTTTGGAATTGTCGAAGAAGGGCTGGAAATTTTGACAAATGCTGTACAGTGTTCCACAGATATAACTGAAGTCTACGTTCAAGATTGTGGCATTATCTTGAATTCTTAACTGGTTTACATTCATCcgtatcaaattgaaaaaaaaacttatttgaaccagtattttaaaatcgagagataatttatatatatatatatatatatatatatatatatatatatatatatatatatatatatatatatatatatatatatatatgtgtgtgtgtgtgtgtgtgtgtgtgtatgtgtgtgtgtgtgtgtgtaatatccatATTCTAATTGTTTGTAGTGCACTACCAAGTAAGAACATGCATTAAGTACCGGTTTTGTTATTACACTAAAATCAGCTATACGACCAGTTGGCCTTCTGGGAGAAAGAcagataaaagaaaatgaatagcccaatagaagaagaagaaaaaaaaaaaactggaatacaGCCACTCAACATCTTTGAGTTAAGACATTAATAAGTGATCTTGACTCGGGCATAaaccaaataaatatttttaaaagcacagtataaaaaatattaaaatgtacaTCGAGAAAAATTACTGAATGGAAAACCAAAAAATATACTAACAGGGAATCAAATCATCCTCAGTTTTGCTGTTATTACTGTATTACAATTTTCTTGCAGGagaattagtattaataataaatatgatatgatACACTACTAGTATTATAAAACCATTATCTCTTAAGACGCAGAATACaggctactcttactaacgtttaagatactgaaccaaaattaaccaaaatatctaaaagaatgcctgaataacctagaactagaaacaaatgttaacataagacacatgagtgacaaacataggctatctgaaccaagaacaaatagtacatttggtgaaagggcttttatctactgtgcgcctagacattataataaactgccaactgaaatgaaggacctaaagggagcaattgaatttaagaagaaactaaagacattacttttcacaagatcatatgatttggaagatgctacaatcaaataattgtataagttataatgaaaatgtttcgttagatgattaatatggacccgcccgagaagtagttcactctacttcagtggagggttggatttaaacccaaaacaagtaaacaagtaagatttAAGAAAACATAATACATGATTCTTGAGATATAATCGTTACAGGGAAAAAATATTACGGACAAATTAGTAAATGGATTAAATGGTCCTAAACTCTTATATTACACAATTTGTCCTCCACGGCATGGCCCTAACTATCAATCTaactgggggcagttaagggagtagtaaaaaatagatggttgggcatgaatgtaaagagagttctatatgagaaagtgattgtaccaaatgtgatgtatggatcggagttgtggggaatgaaagtgatggagagacagaaattgaatgtgtttgagatgaagtgtctaaggccccgtccacacgagcgatctttgctcggtaaactttgcctctttgcgagctaagcctgtcgaacgcatttaacctcttgtccaaacgacggtggttgggtagtgaaagactgGCAGTGAGTGACTGACACAGGATCAAGTTGTATGAAGACGTTTGAGAAAGTCAACAAGTAGATAAAGCACGTAGCAACAAATAACCCTGAAACATTCATCGTCAacgaaattataacaatatcatgaaaaaacgtaaacaaaatagtaagcagcacagatattttaaggaaatgagttcaataaataatataaaactgagaaagataatttattattaagataaatgtaataaatacagtacactgcataagttgcaatttagagcttttatttaatttctttgttaataagatttaccttaattaggagtattgataatttataagcagtgcatatatatatatatatatatatatatatatatatatatatatatatatatatatatatatatatatatatatatatatatatatatgcaaaagcagatgtatatattTGAAAGTGACTGCATGTCATTAGTGTGACAActttatccctttattggaagacgaatttccgtcagggaaaacccttgccaggcaaagccttgatacttcgctaaacatcagggaagccctgtgcgaagctttgctcgcggtttctccatttctgacgtcacaccgagcaaagcttaccaagcagtgctcgctcgtgtggacggggcctaaggagtatggctggtgtatctcgagtagatagggttaggaacgaagtggtcagggagagaacgggtgtaagaaatgagttagcggctagagtggatatgaatgtgttgaggtggtttggccatgttgagagaatggaaaatggctttctgctaaagaaggtgatgaatgcaagagttgatgggagaagtacaagaggaaggccaaggtttgggtggatggatggtgtgaagaaagctctgggtgatatgaggatagatgtgagagaggcaagagagcgtgctagaaataggaatgaatggcgagcgattgtgacgcagttccagtaggccctgctgcttcctccggtgccttagatgaccgcggaggtagcagcagtaggggactcagcattatgaagcttcatctgtggtggataatgtgggaggttgggctgtggcaccctagcagtaccagctgaactcggttgagtccctggttaggctgaaggaacgtagagagtagaggtcccctttttgttttgtttcattgttggtgtcggctaccccccaaaattgggggaagtgccttggtatatgtatgtatgtgtgtatatatatatatatatatatatatatatatatatatatatatatatatatatatatatatatatatgtacatctatgtatatatatatatatatatatatatatatatatatatatatatatataatatatatatatatatatatatatatatatacatatagatatagatatatatatatatatatatatatatagagagagagagagagagagagagagagagagagagagagagagagagagagagagagagagagagagagagaaaattattcttAGTTAAAGCATATCCAAATCGCTAAACTTTGAGAAAAATCTTCCCCCAAATAGACTtataattgataaatatatttacCCGACTACATTTCGAGCTTGAGCATTGTAaactaaattaataatgaaaaggcATCAGGTCCTTCAGAGATGCGAATTTGAATGTTGAAAGCATTTAATTAAATGGGGAAGAATGTACACTGATTCTATGAAGGGCATTATTGGAAGAGGGAGCAATACTAAATGACTGgggaataggtagtaggttggccagggcaccagccacccgttgagatactaccgctagagagttatggggtcttttgactggccaactggtacattggatccttctctctggttactgttcattttccctttgcctacacacacacactgaatagtctggcctattctttacatattctcctctgtcctcatacacctgacaacacagattaccaaacaattcttcttcactcaaggggttactgcactaattgttcagtggccaatttgatctttgtaagggtagaagagactctttagctatggtaagcagctcttctaggagaaggacactccaaaatcaaaccattgttctctagtcttgggtagtgccagcgcctctgtaccatggtcttccactatcttaggttagagttctcttgcttgagggtacactcaagcacacaattttatctcatttatcttcctcttgttttgttaaagttttttatagtttatataggacatatttattttgatgttgttactcttcttaaaatattcgattttcttttgttcctttcctcactgggctattttccctgttggagcctctgggcttatagcatcctgcttttccaactagggttgtagcttagctaataataataataataataataataataataataataataataataataataataataatgtctgatgGTAAATAAGTTTAGGGAAGGAAGGAGACAGTATAGGGTGTGGTAATTTTAAAGGAATCAAACTAACAAGACGTATATTGAAAGTTTTATAAAGAATGCTTGATGAGAGATTACCAGCATTTGAGAACATTGATGAGGATCAGTACGGTTTCATTAGATGGGAAAGTACATGTTATGCAGTAAGTATAATAACCcagttaaatgaaaaaaaacaagtctgaagggaaaaaaaagaaatctcACTGTGCATTTTTAGGGTTAAAAAGGCATTTATATAACACCAAGGGAGATAGTACTAAAGTACATAAGAAAGGAGAGAGTACCATAAAAGTTGGTTAGGCTGTAGAAATGCTTCATAAAAGAACAAGGACACCATTAATTAGATCTTATGCCAAGAGAAATGTCTGAACTTAGAATTGGCTTATGTCAAGAATTAGCACTTAGGCCCGCTCTGTTTGTGCTGGCTTTGAACGAACTAGCATTAGTAAGGAAAAGCTATGGGATCTGGTCCATGAACATGATCTAGTGATTATGGCTGAGCCTGGAGAATTGCAGACAAGGGTGATAGCGGGGCAGGATTCTCTTAAATGAGGGAATGGAGGTGAATGTGGatcaaataaaaattatgatgtacAGCAAGCCGGGAGGAGGAGGTGGGTAGTTATAGAAGATAAAGAGAGATCCTGATTGAAGGTTAAAAAAATGAATTTCAAATACAAGGGTGTGAAGCTAAGGTTCACGGTAGGTTCAAGGACACTAGGGGAAAATAGAGTGAAGTGACAGTGGGAGATGACAGGGGGATGTATTACAAAACAATGccacattaaaaagaaaatcaatatctATTGTACTAATGTATATTCAGACCAGATATTATGCATGGTTCACATATGTGGGCATTAAGAAGGACGTAGGAACAGAAGCTGGATCGAACTGAAATGTTTGAGTACTATTTTGGGGATCTCGTTGCATGTGAGACGCTAAAAAATGACACATAAGTAAAGAAGGCAAGGAAGTGAAGAGGATGGAAGAGTAAAACAGGGTTCGATGGCATGATAGAGCAAAGTAGAATTTGGAAAATGGTTTTGTGTAGGTAGTTTGCATTACATTGAAAATggtgaaaatacataaaaaacaaacGACCTTTAGTTTAAGAATAGAGGAGGGTTAAGAAATGCCTATTATCGAAATCACccccatctccaacatgatagctcTTAAGTAGCACACTCCTAGGCCTAATTATGATagtggtctttctctctctctctctctctctctctctctctctctctctctctctctctctctctctctctctctctctctctctctctctctctcatatatatatatatatatatatatatatatatatatatatatatatatatatatatatatatatatatatatattatattatatatatatatatatctcatatatatatatatatatatatatatatatatatatatatatatatatatatatatatatatatatatatatatatatttgtgtatgtgtgtctgtgtgtgtgtcactttatttttttatctataagcCTAAACTATCTGCCTGTTCCGTTAGCCATTAACATGGTCTAATCTCTGAAATGAATAAAAGATTATTAGTTAATTTTAGTCTACCCATGATTCCACTTTTCTTCACGTCAACTTCGTATAACTGAAAACCTAATACATAACACTGTAATATgtataatgtaatttatttatattttacgaaTTCAAACATTTACTGTAGAGCGACTGATCGCTAAAGTACTTCATAAGACATCAATTTCCTTACGGTTCAAAACACTTTTGGAATAACTACGAAAGCTTAAATAACTCTTCATTACAGTGCAAATCTGCAACATAGCCGTGGTCATTGATAgtaaaggtccagtcacacatgcatgtttaggccagtcgtattatcacgtatcaaaaagtgcacgtataacgtcagtacaacgcagttcgctggttcgtgcaacgcagtaattgtggaaacgtcccagcaacctaggacgtaccttgccgtatgaacggtacctcgtggatacctggcggtacggcgagggccacgtatattgtgggcagctcacaatatacgtgggtcg includes:
- the LOC137630203 gene encoding peptidyl-prolyl cis-trans isomerase-like isoform X2, whose product is MARDLLEIGGPLKQQIERGSVYCVHQVASEPKYGRVSLSNGKLCIHRMEDCQIPDDACIVNYEEARTLVDPSSRQTFLELGTNGATLGRLIIRLSPDTKGAEQFALICAGEKGVSYANTKLFQVHHRGKIYEYVGGGDYEYNNGDGGKALVAGLELGPEYERPWVAGTVRGFWGLGSSVSAQFFISTHDHPAGVCSPAFGIVEEGLEILTNAVQCSTDITEVYVQDCGIILNS
- the LOC137630203 gene encoding peptidyl-prolyl cis-trans isomerase-like isoform X1, which gives rise to MSTEDRFQRRITARDLLEIGGPLKQQIERGSVYCVHQVASEPKYGRVSLSNGKLCIHRMEDCQIPDDACIVNYEEARTLVDPSSRQTFLELGTNGATLGRLIIRLSPDTKGAEQFALICAGEKGVSYANTKLFQVHHRGKIYEYVGGGDYEYNNGDGGKALVAGLELGPEYERPWVAGTVRGFWGLGSSVSAQFFISTHDHPAGVCSPAFGIVEEGLEILTNAVQCSTDITEVYVQDCGIILNS